From the Cohaesibacter sp. ES.047 genome, the window TGATTGTCGCGGGCGCACGGTTGGGCGAGGATATCGGGTCGCTTACCGTTCTGGAGCGCTATCAGAGCTGGCGCCGGTTCGATGTGGTGCAGATGGGCATGACTTGCGATCTTCTCAACAGGCTATTCTCGAACCGCAGCGACGTGTTGCGTCATGTGCGTGATTTCGGGCTGGGTGTTGTCGAGCGGCTACCGGCCCTCAAACGCATGTTCATAGAGGAAGCCGCTGGCAATCGGGGTGATGTGCCGCGCCTGCTCAAGGGAGAGGCGCTGTGAGGCTGTCCACCGCGCGTGGTGTCAGTCTTCGAGCCTGCGGGCTTCGCTCGCCAGCATGATCGGCACGCCCTCGCGGATGGGATAGGCCAACTTGGCTGCCTTGCTGATCAGTTCCTGCGCGCCCTCGTCGTAGATGAGTGTTGTCTTGCTCACCGGGCAGACGAGAATTTCCAGAAGCTTGCGATCAACTGTTCCGGTTTTTCCCTCCGGTTGGGCGGTTTTGCTAAATTGTGACTCTGCCACACTCAATCTCCCGTGTTTTCCGATCGCTTCTGCCGGTCTTTATTGCAGGGTGGCCGTGCCGTCGCTGTCGCCGCTTGCCAGATGCATTTCGGTGATGGCGATCAGTGTTTCGGCGCGCAAGGACAGGCTTTCTGCTTCCAGAAGAGCCTGTTTTTCGGCAATTCCGTAAGGACTCATCATGGACAGGGAATTGACCAGAATCTCGTTTGACGATTTGGCCACATTGTCCCAGTCCGCTTCCATATCGTTGGCGTCGAGAAAGGCGCGGAACATTCCGAGCAGTCCGTCCCGGTCGACCGCTTCCTCGCCAAAGCCTTCAATCAGGTCCTCTGCGAATTCCTCGCAATCCACCTCTGCCATGCGGAAGGGAAAGTCGGATTGCTTTTCGGATACCAGCTTGAAGCGGCAAAGCCCGGCCAGCGTGATCAACACACGCCCGTCACCGGTTTCGCCATAGGCCGAGATCCGTCCCAGACAGCCGATCTGCTGGAGTTGGGAGGATCCGTTGCTGTCGTCGCTATCCTCGAGTACGACGTCGTCTTCCTTGAGCGGCTGGATCATGCCGATGATGCGGTCATTCTGCATCGCATGCTCGATCATGGCGATATAACGGTCCTCGAAGATGTTAAGCGGCATCTGGGTGCGTGGCAGCAACAGGACTTCTTCGAGCGGAAAGATTGGAATGATGGCCGGAATGTCTCTCGGGCTGTCATAGTAGGCGTTGCCAGCTTGGGCCATGGTTTCTCCTTGTTCCCCGCGCGGCGCACTTGGTCGCGCGCGGACAGCTTTCTAGTCGGAAATTGTCTTGTCGCCACAAGGCGCGGTCTCCGGCCACTCCCACCCTGCCTGACAGACTCAGTCACGCAGGGTGATTTGGCCGGTCGATATGCCAGTTCAGGCCGGGAGGCCGGTTCGGTCCTTACGAGAAAAGGACCGAGGACAGTTTGCGTCTGCCATCGACACTGGCAGGATCCATCACACCCCAGCTTTCAAAGAATTGCAAAAGCTGTTTGCGGGCGCCGTCCTCGTTCCAGTCACGATCGTTCTTGATGATGGTGATGAGATGGTCGAGTGCCTCAATGCGCTTGTTCTTGCCATTGAGCGCAATGGCAAGATCGAAACGCGCCTGATTGTCATCTGGATTGGCGTCGAGCTTGGCCTGAAGCTCTCCCAGGTCGCCAAGGTCGGCGCTCTGTTCGGCCAGCTCGAGGCTCGCCTTGAAAGCCTGTGCGTCCTTGTCCGCGAGGGCCTCTTCGGGCATTGCATCGAGTACGCCGCGGGCCCGTTCCAGTTCTTCCAGAGCGAGGAAGCAGTTGCCCAGCCCCACCATGGCCGGAACATGATCGGGATATTGCTGAAGGATCGCACCAAAGATCTGAAGGGCCTCACCGGGTTCGCCCTGATCGAGCAGGCCATTTGCCTGAGTGCAGGCTTCCTCAATGGGGTCGGCGGCCGGTTCACTGCCGTTTTTCTCGATGAAGGCCTTGATCTGGCTTTCGGGTTGGACGCCCATGAAGCCGTCAACGGGACGTCCATCCTTGAAGGCAACGACGGCTGGAACTGACTGGATGCCCATCTGGCCCGGAATGGCCGGATGATCATCAATGTTCAGCTTGACCAGCTTGACACGGCCCTTGGCTTCGGTGACCGCCTTTTCAAGAATGGGGGTGAGCTGCTTGCAGGGGCCGCACCAAGGGGCCCAGAAGTCGACGAGGATCGTCGTCACCTTGGAGGCCTCGATGACGTCCTGCATGAAGGTCTCGGTTGTGGTGTCCATGATGAGAGGACCGGTATCCTGAGCCTGAGCTTGAGCTTGGGCCTGAAGTGGAGCCTGGGCCGGTTTTGGCGCGGGTGATGGTGCGGCGCCAAAGGAAGCAGCGCCAGACCCCTGCGAAGAGGTGTAGCTTGCGGACATGCCGCTGCCATAGCCGTAGGACTTGTCGTTCATGATTGCGGTCCTTCATTCGTGAACATTCGACGGGAAGGGCTTCGGAAGGTAGTCCGTTTG encodes:
- a CDS encoding Trm112 family protein, translating into MAESQFSKTAQPEGKTGTVDRKLLEILVCPVSKTTLIYDEGAQELISKAAKLAYPIREGVPIMLASEARRLED
- a CDS encoding LON peptidase substrate-binding domain-containing protein, coding for MAQAGNAYYDSPRDIPAIIPIFPLEEVLLLPRTQMPLNIFEDRYIAMIEHAMQNDRIIGMIQPLKEDDVVLEDSDDSNGSSQLQQIGCLGRISAYGETGDGRVLITLAGLCRFKLVSEKQSDFPFRMAEVDCEEFAEDLIEGFGEEAVDRDGLLGMFRAFLDANDMEADWDNVAKSSNEILVNSLSMMSPYGIAEKQALLEAESLSLRAETLIAITEMHLASGDSDGTATLQ
- the trxA gene encoding thioredoxin, giving the protein MNDKSYGYGSGMSASYTSSQGSGAASFGAAPSPAPKPAQAPLQAQAQAQAQDTGPLIMDTTTETFMQDVIEASKVTTILVDFWAPWCGPCKQLTPILEKAVTEAKGRVKLVKLNIDDHPAIPGQMGIQSVPAVVAFKDGRPVDGFMGVQPESQIKAFIEKNGSEPAADPIEEACTQANGLLDQGEPGEALQIFGAILQQYPDHVPAMVGLGNCFLALEELERARGVLDAMPEEALADKDAQAFKASLELAEQSADLGDLGELQAKLDANPDDNQARFDLAIALNGKNKRIEALDHLITIIKNDRDWNEDGARKQLLQFFESWGVMDPASVDGRRKLSSVLFS